The genomic region AGGTTTCGATGGCAACCGCACAGCACAACGTGCCGCTGGGGAGTCGGCAGGCACCGGGGGACGCCCACGGCGAGACGATGTTGACGTTCGCCGCCGTCATGATGGGAATCCTGGCACTGTTCAACGGACTTGACGGCATCGCGGCGATCAACCACTCCCATGTGTTCGTCGGGAACGCCCACTACGTCTTCGGGGATCTGCGGGCCTGGGGGTGGGCGATCCTCGCACTGGCGATCGCTCAGGGCTTCACCGTGGTGGGCATCCTCGCCCGGGTGCAGGTGGCCCGTTGGTTCGGCGTCGCGGTGCTGGCCCTGAACGGTTTCGCCCAGATGGCGTTCATCCCGTCGTACCCCGTCTGGTCGGTGCTGATCCTCGGCGTCGACGTCATCGCGCTCTACGCACTGGTCGCATACGGCGGCCCCAGGACACCGGTGGAGCAGGGGGGCACCACGTACGCCGAGACCACCGAGCGCCGGGAGGACCCCGGCCCGCCCCGGTCAGCCTGACCTCTCATCCCAGGAGCTGTCGTGAGCAACGAACCCAACGAACAGGCCGGCCCCAACGAAGAGGCCGGCGAGACGATCGAGCCGGGCCCCATCGACTACTTGGTCCTCGAGTTCCCCGGCACCCGGCTGACC from Kitasatospora azatica KCTC 9699 harbors:
- a CDS encoding DUF7144 family membrane protein, with the translated sequence MATAQHNVPLGSRQAPGDAHGETMLTFAAVMMGILALFNGLDGIAAINHSHVFVGNAHYVFGDLRAWGWAILALAIAQGFTVVGILARVQVARWFGVAVLALNGFAQMAFIPSYPVWSVLILGVDVIALYALVAYGGPRTPVEQGGTTYAETTERREDPGPPRSA